A single genomic interval of Chitinophaga sp. 180180018-3 harbors:
- a CDS encoding LytTR family DNA-binding domain-containing protein, with protein sequence MNKIQCLIVDDEPLAAEVLQTYIGLVDHLSLAGICHNALEAMVFLQQHKVDLLFLDIRMPRLSGIDFLKALPRRPAVVFTTAYRDYAVEGFDLNVLDYLVKPIPFERFLAAIGKYHAQQGIAAPLASLSIPPASPSPGDNFIYLKADKKMIKVFHHEILYIESLKDYVKVKTITQDIITYQRITYLEEKLPDEKFLRIHRSYIIAIDKIKAFTASLIEVGGEELPVGRLYKEEVMKRITN encoded by the coding sequence ATGAATAAGATACAATGCCTGATCGTTGATGACGAACCATTAGCTGCCGAAGTACTGCAAACTTACATCGGGCTGGTGGATCATTTGTCGCTGGCTGGCATTTGCCACAACGCCCTGGAAGCAATGGTTTTCCTGCAGCAGCATAAAGTGGATCTCCTGTTCCTGGATATCAGGATGCCCAGGCTTTCAGGCATCGACTTCCTGAAAGCGCTTCCACGGCGTCCGGCGGTGGTATTCACTACGGCTTACCGCGACTATGCAGTGGAAGGCTTTGATCTGAATGTGCTGGACTATCTTGTTAAACCCATACCATTCGAACGCTTTCTGGCGGCTATAGGCAAGTATCATGCACAACAGGGAATTGCGGCCCCGCTTGCATCATTGTCAATACCACCCGCATCTCCATCTCCCGGTGATAATTTCATTTACCTGAAAGCCGACAAAAAGATGATCAAAGTATTTCATCATGAAATACTCTATATAGAAAGCCTGAAAGACTACGTCAAGGTAAAAACCATTACACAGGACATCATCACTTATCAACGCATCACCTATCTCGAAGAAAAATTACCTGACGAAAAATTCCTCCGTATTCATCGTTCCTATATCATTGCGATCGACAAGATTAAGGCCTTCACCGCCTCTCTGATAGAAGTAGGCGGTGAAGAACTTCCGGTAGGGAGGTTGTATAAAGAAGAAGTGATGAAGAGAATTACGAATTAG
- a CDS encoding histidine kinase yields MKQYYIAHSRLLTHILFWVGYLLVYTGVHSDGEDGMLHYFEIEVAGLPGAMLVAYINMYMLFPRFFVKEKYLQYIASAVLLLFVASLMNRMLSEWVMEPLLMPDTTHVDPIFVWYMLLKGMLWFLSPVLLLTLVICILRNWFIQQQLQQELTKEKLGAELNYLKGQVHPHFLFNTLNNLYALTLKASPSAPVVVLKLSELMSYMLYDARSSSISLEKEITHIRNYIQLEQLRYGERLEVSLNISGDVMHQQVPPLLLIPFIENAFKHGVSNETDEVWVTIDIKVKNGWLGVKVENSFSGHQPRLEEGRSGIGWNNVSRRLALLYPGSHELMRREEPDRYIVDLKLKLDGAPVLINTLHQHE; encoded by the coding sequence ATGAAACAATATTATATCGCACATAGCCGTCTGCTCACGCATATCCTGTTTTGGGTGGGATATCTGCTGGTATACACTGGGGTACACTCCGACGGAGAAGATGGTATGTTGCATTATTTCGAGATAGAAGTAGCGGGGTTGCCAGGAGCCATGCTGGTGGCTTACATCAATATGTATATGCTGTTTCCCCGTTTCTTTGTAAAAGAAAAGTACCTGCAATATATAGCCAGCGCGGTACTATTGCTGTTCGTTGCTTCACTGATGAACCGGATGTTGAGCGAATGGGTAATGGAACCTTTACTGATGCCGGATACCACGCATGTAGATCCCATTTTTGTATGGTATATGTTGCTGAAAGGCATGCTGTGGTTCCTCAGCCCTGTACTGTTGCTGACACTGGTGATCTGTATTTTGCGAAACTGGTTTATACAACAACAATTACAACAGGAGTTGACGAAGGAGAAACTGGGAGCAGAGTTGAATTATCTGAAAGGGCAGGTGCATCCACATTTCCTGTTTAATACACTGAATAATTTATATGCGCTAACGCTGAAAGCCTCTCCCTCAGCGCCGGTGGTAGTGCTAAAGTTATCGGAGCTGATGAGCTACATGCTCTATGATGCCCGTTCTTCCAGTATTTCACTGGAGAAAGAAATAACGCATATACGAAATTATATTCAGTTGGAGCAATTGCGGTATGGCGAGCGATTGGAAGTGTCATTAAATATTTCGGGAGATGTGATGCATCAGCAGGTGCCTCCCTTGTTGTTGATACCATTTATAGAGAATGCGTTTAAGCATGGTGTAAGCAATGAAACCGACGAAGTGTGGGTGACGATCGATATCAAGGTAAAGAATGGCTGGCTGGGGGTAAAGGTAGAAAACAGTTTTAGTGGCCACCAGCCCCGCCTGGAGGAAGGCCGTAGTGGTATTGGCTGGAATAATGTGAGCAGAAGATTGGCATTGTTGTATCCGGGTTCGCATGAACTAATGCGCAGGGAAGAACCGGATCGCTATATTGTAGATTTAAAATTGAAACTGGACGGCGCCCCCGTTTTAATAAATACCCTACATCAACATGAATAA
- a CDS encoding copper amine oxidase, whose product MLNIPIPKAVLLSGCIAISAGWVQAQELTPALNNVIRTTPQGHTMQVPGLLSEQLPALAYQKIVLPGPQFIISDDPEYIRVPEGVALREPVEPGSVRLYLYNVNGVQEPAKMERKIAAVIRNTGSQPMHIRMLKYSSQQPTTNYFFAGKQGLADFFLSKPETVAREVKPGASICLDPKQDKAVVKYDELVHGFYEFVIDQPGEVSIVQTDMKTPATVAAARTKTALATKQYAGAGRGTYGISNYRIIVKDTLDTKQGMTQILVADGEKDPWVIGREATTGELKSLDGNYGILYNIELSWKSSNGKALALVTWNPRGDNSQWCGGMANTMIVSGGKFKEGVIQLPNNQLVTTKAPEAVLIQVFTPSANGEVQKIHITYSPPGASCLPTPLILIPVDL is encoded by the coding sequence ATGTTAAACATCCCGATTCCGAAAGCAGTGCTGTTATCAGGCTGCATCGCTATCAGTGCAGGTTGGGTGCAAGCCCAGGAACTCACTCCTGCTTTGAACAACGTCATAAGAACAACGCCACAGGGTCATACCATGCAGGTACCCGGCCTGCTCAGTGAACAGCTACCGGCCCTCGCTTATCAGAAAATTGTGCTTCCTGGTCCGCAGTTCATTATATCAGACGATCCTGAGTACATCCGTGTACCAGAGGGGGTTGCTTTGCGTGAACCGGTGGAACCGGGTTCCGTGAGACTGTATTTGTACAACGTAAACGGCGTGCAGGAGCCGGCAAAAATGGAACGCAAAATTGCAGCTGTTATCCGGAATACCGGGAGCCAGCCAATGCATATCCGGATGCTGAAATACTCGTCGCAGCAGCCTACTACTAATTATTTCTTCGCAGGCAAACAGGGACTGGCCGACTTCTTCCTGTCCAAACCGGAAACGGTAGCCCGCGAAGTAAAGCCCGGCGCCTCCATCTGCCTGGATCCCAAACAGGATAAAGCAGTGGTGAAATATGATGAGCTGGTACATGGTTTCTACGAATTTGTGATCGACCAACCCGGAGAAGTCAGCATAGTGCAAACGGATATGAAAACGCCTGCTACCGTGGCGGCAGCCAGAACCAAAACTGCGCTCGCGACCAAACAATACGCCGGCGCCGGAAGGGGCACTTACGGTATCAGCAACTATCGCATCATCGTAAAAGACACACTCGACACCAAACAGGGTATGACGCAAATCCTTGTTGCCGACGGAGAAAAGGATCCCTGGGTAATTGGCAGGGAAGCCACCACGGGTGAATTGAAAAGCCTGGATGGTAACTACGGTATCCTGTACAACATCGAGCTTTCCTGGAAGAGCAGCAATGGCAAAGCCTTAGCGCTCGTTACCTGGAACCCGCGCGGCGATAACAGCCAGTGGTGCGGCGGTATGGCCAACACCATGATCGTCAGCGGTGGCAAATTCAAAGAAGGCGTTATTCAGCTGCCCAATAACCAGCTTGTTACCACCAAAGCACCAGAGGCTGTGCTGATACAGGTATTCACTCCTTCCGCCAATGGGGAAGTGCAGAAAATACATATTACGTATTCTCCGCCGGGCGCATCCTGCCTGCCTACGCCGTTGATTCTTATACCGGTGGATCTCTAA
- a CDS encoding ROK family transcriptional regulator — MTTQESIFEIFSEETLAGVAYKNKSLKRSIIDHLDQSGNSTITDLAAALNISVPKTTSLVNELIADRIVKEYGKDDSKGGRRASMYGLVAESGFFVGVDIKNFHVNLGLLNFKKELVTSEMHVPYTLANTQESFRELMGIIQHFINNVPVDRKKIFAVCLNLSGRINSEKGYSYSYFHFNEEPLSQVVEDAIGIKTFVENDSRAMAYGEFNHGNVHDEKNVLYLNLDYGIGLGIMLDGKIYRGKSGFSGEFGHIPIFSNELICHCGKKGCLETEASGQALVRMFQERIAQGHTSGLLKNKKLPENLRVADIIQATLNEDVLCIELIAELGEKIGRGISVLINLFNPELVIIGGILAETGDYIRLPIRSALNKYSLSLVNNDTQLRMSKLQEKAGIIGGCLIARRNLLAFNK; from the coding sequence TCATAGATCATCTTGACCAGTCGGGCAACAGCACTATTACGGATCTGGCGGCGGCGTTGAATATCAGTGTACCCAAAACCACCAGCCTGGTGAATGAACTGATAGCAGACCGTATTGTGAAGGAATATGGAAAGGATGATTCCAAAGGAGGGCGCAGGGCCAGCATGTATGGACTGGTAGCGGAATCTGGTTTTTTTGTGGGGGTAGATATCAAGAATTTCCATGTGAACCTGGGTCTGCTGAACTTCAAGAAAGAGCTGGTCACCTCTGAGATGCATGTGCCGTACACGCTGGCGAACACGCAGGAGTCGTTTCGTGAGCTGATGGGAATCATTCAGCATTTTATTAATAATGTGCCGGTCGACAGAAAGAAGATCTTCGCAGTTTGCCTGAACCTATCCGGCCGCATCAACAGCGAAAAAGGCTACAGCTACAGTTATTTTCACTTCAATGAAGAGCCGCTCAGTCAGGTGGTGGAAGATGCAATCGGTATCAAAACCTTTGTGGAGAATGATTCACGGGCTATGGCCTATGGGGAGTTCAATCATGGCAACGTGCATGATGAAAAGAATGTATTGTATCTGAACCTGGACTACGGTATTGGCCTGGGCATTATGCTCGATGGAAAGATATACCGTGGTAAATCCGGCTTCAGCGGGGAGTTCGGGCATATTCCGATTTTCTCCAACGAATTGATCTGCCATTGCGGGAAGAAGGGCTGTCTGGAAACGGAAGCATCCGGACAGGCACTGGTGCGGATGTTCCAGGAAAGGATTGCACAGGGCCATACTTCCGGGCTGCTGAAAAATAAGAAGCTGCCGGAAAACCTGCGTGTGGCTGATATTATACAAGCCACGCTGAATGAGGATGTGCTTTGTATAGAACTGATTGCTGAACTGGGAGAAAAGATAGGCCGGGGCATCTCTGTGCTCATCAATCTATTCAACCCCGAGCTGGTGATCATCGGCGGTATACTCGCTGAAACGGGCGATTACATCAGGCTGCCGATACGAAGTGCCCTCAACAAATACTCTCTCAGCCTTGTAAATAACGATACACAGCTGCGGATGTCGAAACTGCAGGAAAAGGCTGGTATTATAGGCGGCTGCCTGATTGCACGCCGTAATTTGCTGGCTTTTAATAAATAA
- a CDS encoding outer membrane beta-barrel protein produces the protein MFTNHNNLAKILLCYLIISPAQLYGQQPAPRQLQGVTVTAGKPLIERKPGVIIMHVSTMLTAAGANALEVLEQAPGVQVAGDQLYLKGKPGVNIFIDGKPISLQGSELSAYLQSISGAMIDRIEIMPQPPAGYDAAGNAGIINIILKKEKLSGFNAQLMSENIQGRYARITQNGSFNYKTSRINFYGNVDNYNGTGYNNILKERSYPGTTGLTGILQHGFYTSTMHRLLAKSGVDWKLSSSTHLSASLSDLYTDLHSRNSSDALENYAKPQGDSLHQSTLFRQRYTNNLDAYTEIKHQFDTSGHELSVAFSYLRYTRGQRWRFADSLPAAMPATVNTYSVKADYQRPFSKFHKIAVGYKSGFMNCTANDGFRYNDAIHAFYTSYSWEAGRFSGQAGLRMEHTNISTHQTGLSFTNRYTQLFPSLQLTLKKKDHQFNLSYSRRIDRPDYNNLNPAIMPMDSYNYEQGNPLLRPQLADNAEVDWLYKNIFSISVSYSHLRDNMEEITTVKDYIFYSSFSNTGNKDIGSIALEGTLAPAPWWKLSPNLQFTYTQYRSQLFNEPMYRNGPGCLLTVNQQFIFRDNWSAEIFTTYSSSMIFLQYIQAPNWYMHAGIRKKVLKDKGSLLLNMRDVFHSRRDKQYFDRIHGAGGFDSRIWDTRSVTIAFSYRISRGTRITNQEF, from the coding sequence ATGTTCACGAACCATAACAATTTAGCGAAAATACTATTGTGTTACCTGATAATTTCTCCAGCACAACTGTACGGGCAACAACCGGCACCCCGGCAATTACAGGGAGTTACCGTCACTGCCGGGAAACCACTTATCGAGCGGAAACCCGGCGTTATTATCATGCACGTCAGCACTATGTTGACGGCAGCCGGCGCCAATGCACTCGAAGTATTGGAACAGGCCCCGGGCGTGCAGGTAGCCGGCGACCAGCTTTATTTGAAAGGGAAACCTGGTGTCAACATCTTCATCGACGGCAAACCCATATCGCTGCAGGGCAGTGAACTGAGCGCTTATCTCCAGTCTATTTCCGGTGCAATGATCGATAGAATTGAGATCATGCCTCAACCACCTGCCGGATACGATGCAGCGGGCAATGCAGGCATTATCAACATCATCCTGAAAAAGGAGAAATTGAGTGGCTTCAATGCGCAACTGATGTCTGAAAATATTCAGGGACGTTATGCAAGAATCACACAAAACGGCAGCTTCAATTACAAAACCAGCCGCATTAACTTTTATGGCAATGTGGATAACTATAACGGCACCGGCTATAACAACATCCTTAAAGAACGAAGCTATCCGGGAACAACCGGTCTGACAGGCATTCTACAGCATGGATTTTATACCTCCACTATGCACCGGCTGCTGGCAAAGAGCGGTGTGGATTGGAAGTTGTCTTCTTCTACCCATCTATCCGCCAGCTTATCTGATCTTTACACCGACCTTCACAGCCGGAATAGCAGTGATGCGCTGGAAAATTATGCCAAGCCCCAGGGCGATAGTCTACATCAGTCCACCTTATTCCGGCAACGGTACACTAATAACCTCGACGCCTATACGGAAATAAAGCATCAGTTCGATACCAGTGGTCACGAACTCAGTGTGGCATTTTCCTATCTCAGATACACGCGCGGGCAACGATGGCGCTTTGCCGACAGCCTGCCGGCTGCCATGCCTGCTACTGTAAATACCTATTCCGTAAAGGCAGATTACCAGCGCCCTTTTTCCAAATTCCACAAAATAGCTGTCGGGTATAAGTCGGGGTTCATGAATTGCACTGCCAACGACGGCTTCCGATACAACGACGCTATCCATGCATTTTACACCAGCTATAGCTGGGAGGCAGGCCGTTTCTCCGGACAGGCAGGCCTGAGGATGGAACATACCAACATCAGCACTCACCAAACCGGTCTTTCATTCACTAACCGTTATACCCAGCTTTTTCCTTCATTGCAGCTCACGCTGAAAAAGAAGGATCATCAATTTAATCTTTCCTATAGCCGCCGGATAGACCGGCCGGATTATAACAACCTCAATCCGGCCATTATGCCCATGGACAGCTATAACTATGAACAGGGAAATCCCCTGTTACGCCCTCAGCTGGCGGATAATGCAGAAGTGGACTGGCTCTATAAAAATATATTCAGCATCAGTGTATCGTATAGTCATTTACGTGATAACATGGAAGAAATTACAACAGTGAAGGATTACATCTTTTACAGCTCCTTCAGCAATACCGGCAACAAAGATATTGGCAGCATCGCCCTGGAAGGAACACTGGCACCTGCGCCCTGGTGGAAGCTTTCTCCCAATCTGCAATTCACGTATACCCAATACCGTAGTCAGTTGTTTAATGAACCGATGTACCGTAACGGTCCGGGATGCCTGCTCACTGTTAATCAGCAATTTATTTTCCGGGATAACTGGAGCGCTGAAATATTTACTACCTATTCTTCCTCCATGATCTTCCTCCAATATATACAGGCGCCCAATTGGTACATGCATGCCGGCATCAGGAAGAAAGTACTGAAAGATAAGGGCAGTCTGTTGTTGAACATGCGCGATGTTTTTCACAGCAGAAGAGATAAACAATATTTTGATCGCATACACGGCGCCGGTGGTTTCGACAGCCGTATATGGGATACGAGGAGTGTGACAATAGCGTTCAGCTATCGGATAAGCAGGGGAACGAGAATTACTAATCAGGAATTCTAA
- a CDS encoding sulfatase — MKTSCENIILVDMVTQLKKLLLLAGLLACTAVKAQSPAIKSPNIIFFLVDDMGWQDTSVPFWDSITPANRKFRTPNMERLCKSGTKFTNAYAASVCTPSRVSLLTGMNVARHRVSNWTSTKNTAVDGKDSLLDIPDWNVNGISPVPDQEKSVYATPLPQLLKDHGYYTIQCGKAHFGAYGTIGADPLNLGFVKNIGGSAAGHPASYLAEDDFGRQPGKFILQAEMPGLDKYRKKHSFLTEDLTQEAVLAMDTAQLRKQPFFLYMAHYAVHLPYNPDDRFIQRYLDLGLPKPEAAYAALVEGMDQSLGELMDYLDQHHLTENTIIVFMSDNGGFSHPPRQGNPNTQNYPLRGGKGSLYEGGVREPMMVRWNGVTAPGSVNDQYVIMEDFYPTILEWAGIRNYKTVQTTDGQSIIPYLKQPSLRNHSRALIWNYPNDWTGGQLGNDNAWLTAIRQDNWKLIYFEKEQRLELYNLSNDIYESNNLIATNPKKAKELADLLTKELKARKAQMPHYRATGKEVKYPGEIRIPD, encoded by the coding sequence ATGAAAACTTCGTGTGAAAATATTATTTTAGTAGATATGGTGACACAATTGAAAAAACTACTGCTGCTCGCTGGTCTGCTGGCGTGTACCGCTGTAAAAGCACAATCCCCCGCGATTAAATCTCCCAATATCATTTTCTTCCTGGTCGATGATATGGGATGGCAGGATACTTCTGTTCCTTTCTGGGACAGCATCACGCCCGCTAACCGCAAATTTCGCACACCTAACATGGAACGCCTCTGCAAGTCGGGCACTAAATTTACCAACGCCTACGCCGCCTCGGTTTGCACGCCTTCCCGCGTCAGCCTCCTCACCGGCATGAACGTGGCCAGGCATCGTGTCAGCAACTGGACGTCGACGAAAAATACGGCGGTCGATGGAAAGGATAGTTTGCTCGATATCCCCGACTGGAACGTCAACGGCATCTCCCCGGTTCCTGATCAGGAAAAAAGCGTATATGCGACCCCGTTACCACAGCTCCTGAAAGACCATGGCTACTACACCATCCAATGCGGCAAGGCACACTTCGGCGCCTATGGCACCATTGGCGCTGATCCGCTGAATCTGGGCTTTGTAAAAAATATCGGCGGAAGCGCAGCCGGCCATCCGGCCTCTTACCTGGCAGAAGATGATTTCGGCCGGCAACCAGGCAAATTTATTCTTCAGGCAGAAATGCCAGGACTGGATAAATACCGCAAAAAACATTCTTTCCTCACGGAAGACCTCACCCAGGAAGCAGTGCTGGCAATGGATACCGCGCAGCTCAGGAAACAACCTTTCTTTCTTTATATGGCGCATTATGCGGTACATCTGCCTTATAACCCCGACGATCGCTTTATTCAACGCTACCTGGATTTGGGGCTTCCCAAACCCGAAGCAGCCTACGCTGCCCTCGTGGAAGGGATGGATCAAAGTCTGGGTGAACTGATGGACTACCTCGATCAGCATCATCTTACAGAAAATACCATCATTGTATTCATGTCTGATAATGGTGGATTTTCACATCCACCCCGGCAGGGTAATCCTAATACGCAGAATTACCCCCTCAGAGGTGGCAAGGGCTCTCTGTACGAAGGTGGTGTAAGAGAACCCATGATGGTGCGCTGGAATGGCGTTACAGCGCCTGGAAGTGTGAATGATCAGTATGTGATCATGGAAGACTTTTACCCCACTATTCTCGAATGGGCCGGGATCAGGAATTATAAAACCGTTCAAACAACAGATGGGCAAAGCATTATACCTTACCTGAAACAACCATCTCTGCGTAATCACAGCAGGGCATTAATCTGGAATTATCCCAACGACTGGACCGGTGGTCAGCTTGGAAATGATAATGCCTGGCTTACTGCCATCCGGCAAGACAACTGGAAACTGATCTATTTTGAAAAAGAACAGCGCCTCGAACTATACAACCTTTCGAACGACATTTATGAATCCAATAATCTCATTGCCACCAATCCTAAAAAAGCCAAAGAACTCGCCGATCTTCTCACGAAAGAACTGAAGGCGCGCAAAGCGCAAATGCCGCACTACAGGGCTACAGGCAAGGAGGTGAAGTACCCGGGGGAAATTAGAATTCCTGATTAG
- a CDS encoding MFS transporter, producing the protein MAVTAEKAGRHSILFRRIKSAIFLSGLSVFAQLYVFQPLLPLLCKHFRITPAQSSYAVSASTLGMATGLIFFSFKADTISRKRLMSGSLLVSSALTLLSAVMPQFEWLIALCFLKGAVLSGVSAVALAYLSEEVSPEALGLAISLYLSGNAIGGMAGRIVAILISGWLNWQWAVGTIGATSFVFGLLFMRQLPPSAHFVPQLVPAALKVRQMWQFVRNPFTVRIYCVAFLLMGSFVAVYNYLGFRLEAPPFSLPHYIIAGIFLMYTAGVTGSMMASRWSERVAPIRLVKRFIVLMLGGLSLLLAPVLAGIIIGLGLFTFSFFGANTIVSRLLSEYVSEGKSTATSLYWLFYYAGASVIGSSTGVVLAHSTWGLFVMLLMLLTLISLCLFWADRKR; encoded by the coding sequence ATGGCAGTAACGGCAGAAAAAGCAGGCAGGCATAGTATTTTATTCCGACGGATCAAATCGGCTATTTTTCTTTCAGGGCTTTCAGTATTTGCTCAGTTATATGTGTTTCAGCCGTTACTGCCTTTATTATGTAAGCATTTCCGGATCACTCCTGCACAAAGCAGTTATGCCGTATCAGCATCTACGCTGGGGATGGCGACAGGATTGATTTTCTTTTCTTTCAAAGCGGATACGATTTCCCGAAAGCGGTTGATGAGTGGATCGTTGCTGGTTTCTTCTGCTCTCACCTTATTATCGGCGGTGATGCCGCAGTTTGAATGGCTGATAGCATTATGCTTTCTGAAAGGTGCAGTATTATCGGGAGTGTCGGCGGTAGCGCTGGCGTACCTGTCGGAAGAAGTTAGTCCTGAAGCATTGGGACTGGCTATTAGTCTTTATCTGAGCGGCAATGCCATTGGAGGTATGGCAGGTCGTATCGTAGCTATATTGATATCCGGCTGGTTGAACTGGCAATGGGCAGTAGGCACTATAGGTGCAACCAGTTTTGTTTTTGGCCTGCTATTCATGCGGCAGCTGCCGCCATCGGCACATTTTGTGCCACAGCTGGTGCCAGCAGCGTTGAAGGTAAGGCAAATGTGGCAATTCGTAAGGAATCCGTTTACCGTGCGGATTTATTGTGTAGCCTTTCTGCTGATGGGCAGTTTTGTAGCCGTATACAATTATCTTGGTTTCCGTCTTGAAGCGCCGCCGTTTTCATTACCACACTATATTATAGCGGGTATCTTCCTGATGTATACTGCTGGAGTTACCGGTTCGATGATGGCCAGCAGGTGGTCTGAACGGGTAGCGCCTATTCGTTTGGTGAAGCGGTTTATAGTATTAATGCTGGGAGGATTATCGCTATTACTGGCTCCGGTGTTGGCTGGTATTATCATCGGGCTTGGATTATTTACGTTCAGTTTTTTCGGCGCTAATACTATTGTCAGCAGGCTGCTATCGGAATATGTAAGTGAAGGAAAAAGTACTGCCACGTCGTTGTATTGGTTGTTTTATTATGCAGGAGCATCGGTAATAGGCAGCAGTACCGGCGTAGTGCTGGCTCATAGTACCTGGGGCCTGTTCGTTATGCTGCTGATGCTATTAACCCTTATTTCTCTTTGTTTGTTTTGGGCAGACAGGAAACGCTAA